From Enterococcus wangshanyuanii, the proteins below share one genomic window:
- a CDS encoding mechanosensitive ion channel family protein — translation MEDECTLPSKQSKKVGLLLLSLGQSISSSTLDSTVDSTLDIKVATERKVNALQRFWNDINWDHILAVVIEKTIYLFLLILLFIVLNRIGKLLIDRAYNNYSKKQSFSESRLKTLHTLIINAFQYTLFFFFIYSLLTTVGVPVGSLLAGAGIAGVAIGLGAQGFMNDIITGFFIILEQQMDVGDYVRLTALGIEGTVTSVGLRTIQMKALDGTVHFIPNRNITTISNLSRSNMQVLIDVRIIPDEGYDQIVAIIEQVNDKLKEKYSESIQSGPTIFGMVDLGNGNFAVRTTMYVLNGKQAVIREEFLAQYVKKLSEANFSIPNTPITLK, via the coding sequence ATGGAAGATGAATGCACTCTTCCATCAAAACAGTCAAAGAAAGTTGGGTTATTATTGCTTAGTTTGGGACAATCTATTTCCAGCAGTACATTGGACAGCACGGTAGATTCTACTCTTGATATAAAAGTAGCCACTGAACGAAAAGTCAATGCGCTGCAACGTTTTTGGAATGATATCAATTGGGATCATATTTTAGCCGTTGTAATCGAAAAAACGATTTATTTATTTTTATTGATTTTACTTTTTATCGTTTTGAACCGTATCGGAAAACTATTGATCGATCGAGCGTATAATAATTATAGTAAAAAGCAATCTTTTAGCGAAAGTCGTCTAAAAACATTGCATACATTGATCATCAATGCGTTTCAATATACATTATTTTTCTTTTTTATCTATTCTTTATTGACAACTGTGGGGGTCCCTGTAGGCTCCTTACTTGCTGGAGCTGGGATCGCAGGTGTAGCAATTGGTTTGGGCGCACAAGGATTTATGAATGATATCATCACCGGCTTTTTCATTATTCTGGAACAACAGATGGATGTTGGTGATTATGTCCGCTTGACCGCGCTGGGTATCGAAGGGACCGTGACTTCCGTTGGTCTTAGAACCATTCAAATGAAAGCTTTGGATGGAACTGTTCACTTTATTCCTAATCGTAATATTACAACTATCAGTAACCTCTCACGCTCTAATATGCAGGTTTTGATCGATGTGCGGATCATTCCTGATGAAGGATACGACCAAATCGTGGCAATCATCGAGCAGGTAAATGATAAGCTCAAAGAAAAATATTCAGAAAGTATTCAATCAGGACCAACGATTTTTGGAATGGTTGATCTGGGCAATGGAAACTTTGCCGTTCGGACGACCATGTATGTGTTAAATGGAAAACAGGCAGTGATCAGAGAAGAATTTTTAGCTCAGTATGTCAAGAAATTATCCGAAGCAAATTTCTCCATACCAAATACACCGATTACTTTAAAATAG
- a CDS encoding N-acetyldiaminopimelate deacetylase: MINDRLIEIRRQLHQIPEIGLEEVETQKKLLTLIHQIEKDYIEVKVWETGILVFIHGKTPKKTIGWRTDIDGLPITEEVVSDFKSMREGFMHACGHDFHMTIALGLLEQLANDQPENNYLFLFQPAEENEAGGMLMYDGGAFGDWLPDEFYGLHVNPDLPVGTITTKVGTLFAATCEVQVTLIGKGGHAAFPQDSNDMIVAGMSFVQQAQTIVSRNVDPVEGAVVTFGTFNAGSATNVIAGKATISGTIRTLTDEMNQLTQKRIREIGEGIAKSFNCEVDVFLDQKGYVPVINDQVTTERFMRFMDQEADVSFHEAGVAMTGEDFGYLLSKVPGTMFWLGVDSAYGLHSAKFDPKEEAIPFAVKHISAFLKSLDK, encoded by the coding sequence GTGATTAATGATCGTTTGATAGAGATTCGCAGACAATTGCACCAAATACCTGAAATCGGCTTGGAAGAAGTCGAAACACAAAAAAAATTATTGACGCTGATTCATCAAATCGAGAAAGACTATATAGAAGTAAAAGTTTGGGAGACAGGTATCTTAGTTTTTATCCATGGGAAAACCCCTAAGAAAACAATCGGTTGGCGGACAGATATCGATGGTTTACCCATTACTGAAGAAGTAGTTTCTGATTTTAAATCGATGCGTGAGGGATTCATGCATGCCTGTGGGCACGATTTTCATATGACGATTGCTTTAGGTCTATTAGAACAGTTAGCAAATGACCAGCCGGAAAATAATTATTTATTCCTTTTTCAACCCGCTGAAGAAAATGAAGCTGGCGGAATGCTGATGTATGACGGAGGTGCCTTTGGTGATTGGCTCCCGGATGAATTTTACGGACTACATGTCAATCCTGATTTACCGGTAGGAACGATCACAACAAAAGTCGGTACTTTGTTTGCAGCTACTTGTGAAGTACAAGTTACATTGATCGGCAAAGGCGGACATGCAGCATTTCCTCAAGATTCCAACGATATGATCGTTGCTGGTATGAGTTTTGTACAGCAGGCTCAAACAATCGTCAGTCGCAATGTCGATCCAGTAGAAGGAGCTGTTGTGACTTTTGGGACATTCAATGCAGGAAGTGCTACAAACGTGATTGCTGGAAAAGCAACGATTTCTGGAACGATTCGGACGCTTACAGATGAAATGAATCAATTGACTCAAAAAAGAATCCGGGAAATTGGAGAGGGCATCGCAAAATCATTTAATTGCGAGGTAGATGTTTTTTTAGATCAAAAAGGCTATGTTCCTGTCATCAATGATCAAGTGACAACTGAGCGGTTCATGCGTTTTATGGACCAAGAAGCAGATGTTTCGTTTCATGAAGCAGGAGTAGCAATGACAGGGGAAGATTTTGGGTATTTATTATCAAAGGTTCCAGGAACCATGTTTTGGTTAGGTGTAGATAGTGCTTATGGACTACATTCAGCTAAATTCGATCCGAAAGAAGAAGCGATTCCTTTCGCAGTCAAGCATATTTCTGCATTTTTAAAATCATTAGATAAATAA
- a CDS encoding gamma-glutamyl-gamma-aminobutyrate hydrolase family protein, with amino-acid sequence MQQIIGIAANQIIQHVDVFHGNHVTYTPQGFVTAVQQANGLPLVLPIGSKESAKVYIEKIDKLLLAGGQDISPDLFGEEPHPKLEETNRNRDLFELALIDEALKQQKPIFAVCRGMQLLNVALGGTLYQDLSLYPDWKVKHVQQPTQPQFATHDVNIEKDSALYQLFGAKARVNSYHHQAIHTLADTLKVSATSTDGLIEGIESLDPVQRILGVQWHPELRFEAETSEFNLFNYFVNNL; translated from the coding sequence ATGCAACAAATAATAGGCATTGCCGCTAACCAAATTATTCAACACGTTGATGTATTTCATGGAAATCATGTAACGTATACTCCGCAAGGGTTTGTGACTGCTGTGCAGCAAGCAAACGGATTACCGCTAGTATTACCGATTGGATCAAAGGAATCAGCAAAAGTATATATTGAAAAAATCGACAAATTATTATTAGCTGGCGGACAAGACATCTCTCCTGACCTGTTTGGTGAAGAACCTCACCCAAAGCTTGAAGAAACTAACCGAAACCGTGATCTTTTTGAACTTGCATTGATCGATGAAGCACTCAAACAACAAAAACCAATCTTTGCCGTTTGTCGCGGCATGCAATTACTCAATGTCGCTTTAGGCGGAACGTTGTACCAAGATCTCTCATTATATCCAGATTGGAAAGTCAAGCATGTTCAACAACCAACACAACCACAGTTCGCGACGCATGATGTAAACATAGAAAAAGATAGCGCTCTCTATCAACTTTTCGGAGCAAAAGCTCGGGTCAATTCTTACCATCATCAAGCGATCCACACATTAGCTGATACATTGAAGGTCAGTGCTACTTCTACTGACGGACTGATAGAAGGCATTGAATCTCTTGATCCTGTACAACGTATCTTAGGTGTTCAGTGGCATCCTGAGCTACGATTTGAAGCTGAAACAAGCGAGTTTAATTTGTTCAACTATTTTGTCAATAATCTGTAG
- a CDS encoding ABC transporter ATP-binding protein, which yields MIKLEHINKYYSLEEERLHVLKDINFEINEKEFVAVMGPSGSGKSTLINLIGFIDKKFEGKYLFEGKEITDFSDKDLSAIRNRSVGFVFQNFSLIENNTVFENIELPLLYNGSAYENTKERVQEVLEKVGLPDKGNKYPKQLSGGQQQRVAIARAIVNSPKFIIADEPTGALDSKTSEDIMQLFQELNRKEGATIILVTHNPEMVSYCDRLIRVKDGMILEEELIK from the coding sequence ATGATTAAACTGGAACATATAAACAAGTATTACTCACTGGAAGAAGAACGACTTCATGTGCTAAAAGATATCAACTTTGAAATCAATGAAAAGGAATTTGTGGCAGTCATGGGGCCATCTGGTTCTGGTAAATCAACATTGATCAATTTGATCGGTTTTATTGATAAGAAGTTTGAAGGAAAATATCTTTTTGAAGGAAAAGAAATCACTGATTTTTCAGATAAAGATCTCTCTGCGATTCGAAACCGTTCTGTCGGCTTTGTTTTCCAGAATTTTAGCTTGATTGAAAATAATACAGTTTTTGAAAACATTGAATTACCGTTGCTCTATAATGGATCAGCTTATGAGAATACAAAAGAGAGAGTTCAGGAGGTTCTTGAAAAGGTAGGCTTGCCGGATAAAGGCAATAAATACCCCAAACAGCTTTCCGGTGGTCAGCAGCAGCGTGTCGCGATTGCTAGAGCAATTGTCAATTCCCCTAAATTTATTATTGCAGATGAACCAACAGGCGCATTAGATTCAAAGACTTCAGAAGACATCATGCAGTTATTTCAGGAATTAAATCGTAAAGAAGGCGCAACGATCATTTTAGTTACGCATAATCCAGAAATGGTTTCTTACTGTGATCGCTTGATCCGTGTAAAAGACGGTATGATCTTGGAAGAGGAGCTGATCAAATGA
- a CDS encoding aldo/keto reductase: MSFETTKELANGSIIPRLGLGVWKVEDGKEAVNSVKWALETGYRLIDTAAAYKNEEGVGEGIRQSGVPREEIFVTTKLWNADQGYESALKAFDESLEKLGLDYVDLYLIHWPVEGKYKDSWRAMEEIYHSGRAKAIGVSNFHEHHLEDLLKDATVKPVVDQVEIHPTLTQEPLRRFLAEHDIAAEAWSPLGQGKILENPVLVEIGKKHNKTAAQVIIRWHLQNDIIVIPKSVHEDRIKQNFDVFDFELSKDEMEQIDQLNTNERIGPDPDNFDF; the protein is encoded by the coding sequence ATGTCTTTTGAAACAACAAAAGAATTGGCCAATGGTTCTATCATTCCCCGTTTGGGCTTAGGTGTCTGGAAAGTAGAGGATGGAAAAGAAGCTGTAAATTCTGTGAAATGGGCGCTAGAAACAGGTTATCGTTTGATCGACACTGCTGCAGCCTATAAAAATGAAGAAGGTGTAGGTGAAGGAATTCGTCAGTCTGGAGTTCCTAGAGAAGAAATTTTTGTTACAACTAAATTATGGAACGCAGATCAAGGATATGAATCTGCTCTTAAAGCCTTTGATGAGAGCTTAGAGAAACTAGGGCTAGACTATGTTGACTTATATTTGATCCACTGGCCTGTCGAAGGGAAGTACAAAGACTCTTGGCGGGCAATGGAAGAAATTTATCATAGTGGACGAGCAAAAGCGATCGGCGTCTCTAATTTCCACGAACATCACCTTGAGGATCTTCTTAAAGATGCAACGGTGAAACCTGTTGTCGATCAAGTTGAAATTCACCCAACATTAACGCAAGAGCCTTTACGCCGGTTCTTAGCTGAGCATGATATTGCTGCAGAAGCATGGTCGCCTTTAGGTCAAGGTAAAATTCTTGAGAATCCAGTTTTAGTCGAAATTGGGAAAAAACACAATAAAACTGCTGCACAAGTTATCATTCGTTGGCATTTACAAAATGATATCATCGTTATTCCAAAATCAGTGCATGAGGATCGAATCAAACAAAATTTTGATGTTTTTGATTTTGAATTAAGCAAGGATGAAATGGAACAAATCGATCAGTTGAATACAAATGAGCGAATTGGACCAGATCCAGACAATTTTGATTTTTAA
- a CDS encoding ABC transporter permease gives MKSYVLWKTALKSILKNKKRSFLTMFGIIIGIASVITIVSIGNGFKRDMIDKMSMTNTNENVNNLTFNYYDVANAFTENEVFKKSDLDLIKNVKGVKKVDFYEPKQKLTERQVEIHIREKKLTKTVERVEQTTLQLLKGRQLEPKDSETLNKVVVIDEILAQKLYGDPEQAIGKGFEVGNELFTIVGVIANKNGTLSMANQAPLAYFPINSYDHYFKKKESQSILNLEVENVHDKERITAEVLKQLNFNGSLRNVGEYEQYNPKSDIAEMGKILDNLTLFISAVAGISLFIAGVGVMNMMYISVSERTKEIGIRRALGATEKDIRKQFLAEGLTLTLLGGLIGYLLGMLLGLLTSLFLPFAVRPDLFTISLAVGISALIGIAFSYMPASAASKKDLIDIMK, from the coding sequence ATGAAAAGTTATGTTCTTTGGAAGACAGCATTGAAGTCTATTTTAAAAAATAAAAAACGTAGCTTTCTGACGATGTTCGGTATAATCATCGGTATTGCTTCAGTAATTACGATCGTGTCGATCGGTAATGGATTCAAACGAGATATGATCGATAAAATGTCTATGACTAATACTAACGAAAACGTCAATAATTTAACGTTTAATTATTATGATGTTGCTAATGCATTTACTGAAAATGAAGTTTTCAAAAAAAGTGATTTAGATTTAATAAAAAATGTAAAAGGCGTTAAGAAAGTAGATTTTTACGAGCCAAAGCAAAAATTGACTGAACGTCAAGTGGAAATTCATATCAGAGAAAAGAAGCTGACAAAAACGGTTGAACGTGTAGAACAAACAACTCTTCAATTATTGAAAGGCCGTCAACTTGAACCTAAAGACAGCGAGACATTGAATAAGGTCGTTGTGATCGATGAGATCTTAGCGCAAAAATTATATGGTGATCCTGAACAAGCGATCGGCAAAGGATTTGAAGTCGGCAATGAATTATTCACGATCGTCGGCGTGATTGCTAACAAAAATGGCACGTTATCAATGGCAAATCAAGCACCTTTAGCTTATTTTCCGATAAATAGTTATGATCATTACTTTAAGAAAAAGGAAAGTCAATCAATTTTAAATTTAGAAGTGGAAAATGTTCACGATAAGGAACGGATCACAGCGGAAGTGTTGAAGCAGTTGAATTTTAATGGTAGCTTGCGCAATGTTGGTGAATATGAACAATACAATCCTAAATCAGATATTGCTGAAATGGGCAAAATTTTAGATAATCTAACGTTGTTTATCTCAGCAGTTGCTGGAATTTCTTTGTTTATTGCAGGTGTGGGTGTGATGAATATGATGTACATTTCTGTTTCTGAACGTACAAAAGAAATCGGTATACGACGTGCACTGGGAGCAACAGAAAAAGATATTCGCAAACAATTTCTGGCAGAAGGACTGACCTTGACTTTATTAGGCGGTTTGATCGGGTATCTTCTTGGTATGCTTTTAGGGCTATTGACCTCTTTGTTTTTACCATTTGCGGTTCGTCCGGATTTATTCACAATTTCCTTAGCTGTAGGAATTTCTGCACTGATCGGGATTGCATTTAGTTACATGCCTGCATCAGCAGCTTCTAAAAAAGATCTAATCGATATCATGAAATAG
- a CDS encoding branched-chain amino acid aminotransferase, protein MTVDWDNLGFDYIKTPFRYISMWKEGQWDEGKLTEDNVLHLHEGSAALHYGQQCFEGLKAYRCKDGSINLFRVDENSKRMNRSAKRLLMAEVPEEKFIQAVEEVVKANEAFVPPYGSGGTLYIRPLLIGVGQGIGVHPAPEYLFTVFCMPVGAYFKGGLVPTNFVVSEYDRAAPHGTGAIKVGGNYAASLLPGEEAKERSFSDCIYLDPATHTKIEEVGSANFFGITKDDRFVTPLSPSILPSITKYSLLYLAEHHLGLEAVEEDVYLDSLDQYKEAGACGTAAVISPIGGIQVGDDFHVFYSENEVGPVTQKLYDELTGIQFGDIPAPSGWIRNINI, encoded by the coding sequence ATGACAGTAGATTGGGATAATTTAGGCTTCGATTATATAAAAACACCTTTTCGCTATATTTCCATGTGGAAAGAGGGGCAGTGGGATGAAGGAAAGTTGACTGAAGATAATGTTCTTCACTTACACGAAGGATCTGCTGCTCTTCATTATGGTCAGCAATGTTTTGAAGGGCTTAAAGCTTATCGGTGCAAAGATGGTTCTATCAATTTGTTCAGAGTAGATGAGAATTCTAAACGGATGAATCGAAGTGCCAAAAGATTATTGATGGCAGAGGTCCCAGAAGAGAAATTTATTCAAGCAGTTGAAGAGGTGGTAAAGGCAAATGAAGCATTTGTTCCGCCTTATGGAAGTGGCGGAACTTTATATATTCGTCCGTTATTGATCGGTGTAGGCCAGGGAATCGGAGTTCACCCAGCACCTGAATATTTATTCACGGTGTTTTGTATGCCGGTTGGAGCCTATTTTAAAGGCGGTTTAGTACCAACAAATTTTGTAGTGTCTGAGTATGATCGTGCAGCTCCACATGGAACAGGAGCAATCAAAGTCGGCGGGAATTATGCTGCAAGTTTACTTCCAGGAGAAGAGGCAAAAGAGCGAAGCTTCTCAGATTGTATCTATCTTGATCCAGCAACGCATACGAAAATCGAAGAAGTAGGGTCAGCTAATTTCTTTGGAATCACAAAAGACGATCGCTTCGTCACACCATTGTCTCCATCTATTTTACCGAGTATCACAAAGTATTCGCTTTTGTATCTTGCGGAACATCATTTAGGGTTGGAAGCGGTGGAAGAAGATGTTTATCTTGATTCGCTGGATCAATATAAAGAAGCTGGAGCTTGTGGAACTGCTGCTGTCATTTCACCAATCGGCGGGATCCAAGTCGGAGATGACTTTCATGTGTTTTATAGTGAAAATGAAGTTGGTCCTGTTACTCAAAAATTATATGACGAGTTAACTGGGATTCAATTTGGTGATATTCCGGCACCGTCGGGCTGGATCAGAAATATCAACATATAG